One window of the Cytophagia bacterium CHB2 genome contains the following:
- a CDS encoding peptide-methionine (S)-S-oxide reductase translates to KLSYEQLLKVFFATHDPTTKNRQGNDVGPQYRSAIFYANEQEKELAAAFIQDLTDAKAFSKPIVTTLEPLTGFYPAESYHQNYVCYNPSQAYVRMVAMPKVEKVREKFQSLLKTKSPLETGGKR, encoded by the coding sequence ACAAGCTCTCCTACGAACAGCTTCTCAAAGTTTTCTTCGCGACCCACGACCCCACTACCAAAAATCGTCAGGGTAACGATGTGGGGCCGCAGTACCGTTCGGCAATTTTCTACGCCAATGAGCAAGAGAAAGAACTGGCCGCGGCCTTTATTCAGGATCTCACGGATGCCAAAGCTTTTTCAAAGCCGATCGTGACCACGTTGGAGCCGCTCACCGGTTTCTATCCGGCGGAAAGCTACCACCAGAACTACGTGTGCTACAATCCCAGTCAAGCCTACGTGCGCATGGTGGCCATGCCCAAGGTTGAAAAAGTGCGGGAGAAATTTCAATCGCTGCTGAAAACAAAGTCGCCTTTGGAGACGGGCGGCAAGAGGTAG